The sequence TAAACAATAATTCGTGGCAGTATATTGTTTGTACATATGATGGTTCGAAAAATCAAAATGGCATGAAAATTTATGTGAACGGAATAAAGGATAAACAAGGAACCAATAAAGCTATAACATATTCCATATCAAATAATCAAAATTTAGCAATAGGTGCATCAGCAAATGGAATTCAAGCTGTTAAGAGCGGTACTCTAATTGATGATTTGAGAATTTACAATACCCAATTATCAGAATTCCAAGTATCTGTCCTATATCACGCATATAGGCGTTCATGAGATGAGTTAATGTCATAGTACATGATGACAACGTCTTTAAAATAAATCAATACATTTTCACCACTAGTTTGCCTGCTTTTTTCTACCTTTTATTATTCTTGGTCAGTGATACAATTAATTCCTTGATAGTTTTGGATGTTTGACCATTACCAAAAATTGGTTTTAGGGTACGTGAAGGCTCCCAATGCCTCACAGCTTTAACAATCTTTTTAGTATGAACACCAGTAAGAATATTCCAACCCATCTCTACAGTTTCTACCCATTCTGTGTTGTCTCGAATTGTTATACAAGGGATGGATAGGAGATATCCCTCTTTTTGTATTCCGCCCGAGTCGGTTACTATCCTTCTGGCATTTTTCATTAACTTTATGAAGTCAATATACCCTACTGGTTTGATTAGTTTCACATTTTGACATCTCTTAAGACGTTCATACAATTTTTTTTCTTTTAGTATTTTCTCTGTTCTTGGATGGATTGGAAATACTATTTGCATTTCCGATAGTATCTCAAATGCATTGATGACTGAGATTAATGAATTCTCAGATAAAGTATTTTCGGCTCTATGCATCGTGACAAGAACATACGATTTTGGTTCAATTTGAAGATTATTCAGAATTTCGGATCTTGATGATAGCCTGATAGCTTCATTCACAATTTCAACCGAAATGTCACCAGTGTACATTATCTGTCCAGTTACATGTTCTCTATTCAAGTTCTTGACAGCTGTCTTTGTTGGTGCAAACAGATATTCGCTAATATGATCTGTTAACACTCTGTTGTTTTCTTCCGGCATGCGTCTGTCGAAACTTCGCAAGCCTGCTTCTACATGCGCTACCTTTATACCACATCTATTTGCCGCAAGTGCACCTGCAAAAGTAGAATTAGTATCGCCGTAAACAATTACTAAATCAAAATCTGTCGCCAGAAAAATTTTTTCAAGCTTCTTAATCATTTCGCTGATCTGATAGCAGGCAGTACCTGAACCTACATTTAGATCAAAATTAGGTCTTGGTAAATTGAATTCTTTAAAGAAAATTTCTGATAATTCATAGTCGTAGTGCTGACCTGTATGTATTATTCTATGATCAAAGCTGTTCCTGATTGCTTTATGAATAGGAATTAATTTGATGAAATTTGGTCTGGCTCCTACTACTGATGCAATTTTCATAAATCATTTTTATAGACATCTGTGTTTAATAGTTATGTAAGTAAAAGGCATTAGAGACCGTTTTTGCTGATTGACGGTAAATACTAGGAAATTCATGCGCAAAACTTATGGTATGTCAGGTATTCTGAATTTATCATAAATGAAAATTATAATTGCACTTATCGGACTTTTAATTTCATCTACTTTTCTGTTTACGGGAACGTTTGCCCAAACCACAAATTTGCCAAATAATTTCGAAACAATCGTATATCAAAGTAACAATTATTATTATGTGACAGATTCGCAAAACAACATAATTACCAGCAGTGGGGTACCTGAATTTGTAATTAAGACTGCTCTTGAAAGGGGAGGTGACATATACATAGCAGAAGGCACATACAACTTATCCTCAAATTTTTCAGGATTTGATCTTAAATCTAATACATATTTGAGATTAGCACATAATGCATACATTGTAGTTCCATCTGGATATGGAGGACACGTATTCCGATTCAACAGCGCTACATTTCAATCTGTGATAGACGGTGGCAACATAAACGAAGCATTTCCTGTTACGAGGAATTGGATTGGAATTTTAATGCAGGGTGAAGCTGTTTCCTTTAATCTTGTAGAGAATATGGTTATAACCAATCCTTTTATTGTAATTGATTTTAATACATCCTCACCAAACTACATAAGCGCGAATACATTCTATAACATCAACGGTAATAGTTTTGTAAGGGGAATTGAATTTGATTTCACGGGTAAATATATACCATGGAGGACAGGTTTTTTTGGAAATACTTTCAGAGATTTGCAATTTCAGGGCGGTTCTATGACTACTTATGGTGTAAAGGATATGGAACATTACTGGGAGGCTTTTTACAATGTTATTTTTTGGGATTTACCCTCTAACGCAATCAGTGCTAACATTGATCCATTAGCATCATATAATATAATTATTGGCGGACAAATGACTCGTCCGAATTTTGATGATAAAGGAAAAAATACAGTAATTTTAGACACATACACTACCAAGAATACATCAAATTCGACAATACTATTGGAGATACTTAACGGTACATATCATCCTCAAATGAATGTGCCAACTCTCCGGTCAAATCAAGTTTTGAATATGAGTATAATCACGCAATCTGCAAATGGATTCGTAAATGGGAATCAAGGCCAACTTTCTGTGTCAGTTGGGAAATCCATTACAGTAAATATCTTCGGTAAGGTAACCAATCCAAAGGGAGGTTCAGTTCTTTTAAGCATTATACGACCAGATGGATTTGTTGAACAAAATCAAGCTGATGTCACATCAGCAGGTTCTTTTTATTATCCTATGATCTTTGACAAAGATTCCTTAACTGGGCAATACCAAATAAGTGGGTCATATCAGAATTCCAATTTAGGAGATCTTTTATTAAATGTGACCTCTGGCAGGATACAATTACCAAATGAAAATCATTCCAATATCAACATAGCAACTCCATCTGAATCTAATACGACGCTCTCCACATCGATTAAAATTAGCGCAAAATTGTGGTCTCACGGGCAGATAAGAGATAGCATTTTTGGAGACAGTATTCACTATCTTATCAAAAATGGTATTGTAGAATTACCCTATCAAGATCAGACAAGCACACATCAATCAACCTATATTCCATCATGGTTCAAAAATAATGCTGGATGGTGGGCAGACGGACAAATATCAGTCAATGATTTTATTTCAGAATTACAATATTTACTTAACAGTAAAATAATGATAATATCATAATGCTAGGTGATTGTTAATAAAAAATAAAACTGGAGAAAATCTGAGTATTTGCATAATCACTTCGTGGTTTCCAAACAAGAAACAACCTGGTTTTGGTACATTTATTTATTTATTTGCAAAAAGTCTCGCAAAATTTGGTGTTAAGGTCTCATTGATAGTTCCTCTTGTAGGAGAAGAAGAACTAGTTACCTCAAAAGACTCAATTACGATATATAGGATAGAAGGGATAAGAAAAGGAAAATTCTTCTTATTTTCAATGATGAGATTGGTAAATCAAATAAAGCCAGATATTATGCATGTTCAAGCGCCTGATTTTTTTTCCAGTACTGCAATAATTGTGGCCAAACTCAAGAATATTCCCATCATTGCCACTGTGCACAGAGGTGAATTAGTTGCACTTGGAAAATTAATGCATCTTGTTAGAAAATTTGCATTACCTCGGTTTAAAAAAATAATTGCCGTTTCAGAGTTTTCGAAATCACTTGCTCTAAATGCTGGAGCAGATGTGAATAAAGTTATGATTATTTATAATTCGTGTGACGAAAGTCTTTTTTCACGACGAGATAAATTGATGGCAAGACAGAGACTAGGTCTTCCTATTAACAAGAAAGTAATATTGTATGTAGGGAATTTGGTTAAAATAAAAGGCGTTTACACACTTATTGAATCTTGCAGAATTCTATATTCACGAATACCGAACTTTTTTGTTCTTGTTGTTGGAGATGGCATAGAACGGGTAAAATTGGAATCACTTGTGGCTTCATATGGCCTTGGTGAAAATATAAAATTCCTTGGATACTTGGAACCAACCACGCTTCCTCTATATTATAACGCCGCAGACACTTTTGTTCTTCCTTCATTTGTAGAAGGTCACTCAGTTGCACTTTTAGAGGCAATGGCTTCTGGATTGCCTGTAGTAGCTTCCATGGTGGGTGGAAATAAGGAAACAATAGAAGATGGGTTTAACGGTTTTCTTTTTGAGGCTGGTGATTCTGTAATCCTCGCAGAAAAACTCATCAAAATACTAACAGATGATAACCTCCGTGAAAGAATGTCCACAAGCGGTTCAGAGATATACCATAAAAAATTTAGCGCTGAAGTTCAGATTCAAAACTTTCTGAATCTTTATCGATCGTTGCTAAATTGCTCAAGATCATCTTCTAATTAATGTAAAATCAGTAGATGATAAACTATCTAGCATTGATGCAACAATATCTAGTAGGATGAATCCAGTTTTTTACCAATCTTATTCAATAAATTAAGTGTTGAATTCGCAATACTGCCCGGAAGAACTCCCACTGAATCCTGTATATCCGATCTAGTTATAATATGTAATCTCAAAAGAAGTAAGTAAGATGAAACAAGTGTAATGAACGTACCGATAATGAAGTTCACCTGGAAATAGCTTAGAACAAATGCCAATACAAAAGGCACTATGTGTGTGAGTACAATTATTTTCCAAAAAATATGCAATCCTATCTTCCTTGAAATGTACATAGACATAATCAGACTAGTAATAGTACTCAATGTATAGCTAAGAGCTGCACCGCTACTTCCATACATTGGAACTAATATGAAAAAGAGTATGATACGAGCAACGTTTCCTGTTATGCCTATTGATAGAGCTTGTCTGTATTTACCATATGAATAAGTCAGTGTACTAACACCAGACGCAATTTGACCAGGTAATGTAGCTAATACCATTATCTGTAATAAGAGAGAACCATCGGCATAACTTTGTCCAAATAGCTGCATAATCTCTTTTGAGTAGAAAAAGGCTGAGGCGGAGAAAGGTATTGAAATTATTGCACTCATTTTTATGATTCTCCATACAAATGTTTTCCTACCATCATCCATAGCACTTAGTGCTGGGAATGCAATAGTAAAGAGGACTGATGCGACAGCAGCTATAGCTGTAACTATGGAATAAGAAATAAAATAAACACCGGCTTGACTTGCTCCATTTGACGCAAACACAACTATCGTACCTAACTGGGAGCCTAGCGTTGCAATTAATGCTGGAATCCAGTTTGTCATACTCGCCTCTAGAATGTTTTTAAAAGATTGCTTTAACTTGAGATCAGCGTTATTCTTTGACCCTTTGAAAATCATAATTACAACAATAATAAAAAGAATAGATCCCAAAATTGAGAACAAAGCATAACCAAGGGTAATACCAAATGCTCCCATACCC is a genomic window of Nitrosopumilaceae archaeon containing:
- a CDS encoding oligosaccharide flippase family protein; this encodes MFSGYVFWFIISKFATAATVGTSSAVISMVTIFINIATIGIPIGVERFLGKSFSEKKLGNARLFVEASTVLVSFGTLACCIAILIFRNLIQNVFKIDPSLMVVAILLICSSCIYNLFRSVIISSLKTKSLPLIMIISTGAKIVLSIVLVLMGMGAFGITLGYALFSILGSILFIIVVIMIFKGSKNNADLKLKQSFKNILEASMTNWIPALIATLGSQLGTIVVFASNGASQAGVYFISYSIVTAIAAVASVLFTIAFPALSAMDDGRKTFVWRIIKMSAIISIPFSASAFFYSKEIMQLFGQSYADGSLLLQIMVLATLPGQIASGVSTLTYSYGKYRQALSIGITGNVARIILFFILVPMYGSSGAALSYTLSTITSLIMSMYISRKIGLHIFWKIIVLTHIVPFVLAFVLSYFQVNFIIGTFITLVSSYLLLLRLHIITRSDIQDSVGVLPGSIANSTLNLLNKIGKKLDSSY
- the wecB gene encoding UDP-N-acetylglucosamine 2-epimerase (non-hydrolyzing) yields the protein MKIASVVGARPNFIKLIPIHKAIRNSFDHRIIHTGQHYDYELSEIFFKEFNLPRPNFDLNVGSGTACYQISEMIKKLEKIFLATDFDLVIVYGDTNSTFAGALAANRCGIKVAHVEAGLRSFDRRMPEENNRVLTDHISEYLFAPTKTAVKNLNREHVTGQIMYTGDISVEIVNEAIRLSSRSEILNNLQIEPKSYVLVTMHRAENTLSENSLISVINAFEILSEMQIVFPIHPRTEKILKEKKLYERLKRCQNVKLIKPVGYIDFIKLMKNARRIVTDSGGIQKEGYLLSIPCITIRDNTEWVETVEMGWNILTGVHTKKIVKAVRHWEPSRTLKPIFGNGQTSKTIKELIVSLTKNNKR
- a CDS encoding LamG-like jellyroll fold domain-containing protein, whose product is NNNSWQYIVCTYDGSKNQNGMKIYVNGIKDKQGTNKAITYSISNNQNLAIGASANGIQAVKSGTLIDDLRIYNTQLSEFQVSVLYHAYRRS
- a CDS encoding glycosyltransferase — translated: MLIKNKTGENLSICIITSWFPNKKQPGFGTFIYLFAKSLAKFGVKVSLIVPLVGEEELVTSKDSITIYRIEGIRKGKFFLFSMMRLVNQIKPDIMHVQAPDFFSSTAIIVAKLKNIPIIATVHRGELVALGKLMHLVRKFALPRFKKIIAVSEFSKSLALNAGADVNKVMIIYNSCDESLFSRRDKLMARQRLGLPINKKVILYVGNLVKIKGVYTLIESCRILYSRIPNFFVLVVGDGIERVKLESLVASYGLGENIKFLGYLEPTTLPLYYNAADTFVLPSFVEGHSVALLEAMASGLPVVASMVGGNKETIEDGFNGFLFEAGDSVILAEKLIKILTDDNLRERMSTSGSEIYHKKFSAEVQIQNFLNLYRSLLNCSRSSSN